AACCGCTGATACACATCACAGCAGGGTGGGCCGCCAGCCCGCCCCATCTCGAAATGCCGTTTGAAAACAATGAATAAATGATGTTTTCGTTTTTCGACGGCCTAGTGCAGTATGCGAGAGAGAGAGCCGGCCGTTTGGAAAACATGCTGCTCTGCTGTCGTCATTCCCATACAGGCAGAAATTCAAAAGTTGAAATGTTCTGCTGTAAAGAGTGCTGAAAGATTTAAGTTTGGATTTCCGTCTATACGGGAATGATGGTAGCGGAGCAGCAATTTTTTTTCATACCGCAAATAGATTTCAGACAACAAACAATAAAACAGAATTTATGGTTTCAGACGGCCTTAAGGTCCGAATCAACAGGCCGTCTGAAACCCAAAACCAAAAAAAGAATAGATTTTAGGAGAACCGACATGACTGCCAACCAACGCTACCGCAAAGCTTTGCCCGGTACGGATTTGGAATATTATGACGCGCGTCAGGCGTGTGAAGACATCAAACCAGGCTCTTACGACAAGCTGCCTTATACAAGCCGCATCTTGGCTGAGAACTTGGTCAACCGCGCAGACAAAGTCGACCTGCCTACGCTGCAAAGCTGGCTAGGTCAGCTGATTGAGGGAAAACAGGAAATCGACTTCCCTTGGTATCCCGCGCGCGTGGTGTGTCACGATATTCTGGGTCAGACAGCGTTGGTGGATTTGGCAGGCCTGCGCGATGCAATTGCCGAAAAAGGCGGCGATCCTGCCAAAGTGAATCCTGTGGTGCAAACCCAGCTTATCGTCGACCACTCTTTGGCCGTTGAATGCGGCGGCTACGATCCTGATGCTTTCCGCAAAAACCGCGAAATCGAAGATCGACGCAACGAAGACCGTTTCCACTTCATCAACTGGACAAAAACCGCATTTGAAAATGTGGACGTGATTCCAGCAGGCAACGGCATTATGCACCAAATCAACTTGGAAAAAATGTCGCCGGTTGTCCAAGTCAAAAACGGTGTGGCATTCCCTGATACCTGCGTCGGTACAGACTCACATACGCCGCACGTCGATTCACTGGGCGTGATTTCCGTAGGCGTGGGCGGTTTGGAAGCTGAAACTGTAATGTTGGGTCGCGCGTCCATGATGCGTCTGCCTGATATTGTCGGCGTTGAGCTGACCGGCAAACGTCAACCGGGTATTACTGCCACCGACATCGTGTTGGCACTGACCGAGTTCTTGCGTAAAGAGCGCGTGGTTGGCGCATTTGTCGAGTTTTTTGGCGAGGGCGCAAGAAGCCTGTCTATCGGCGACCGTGCCACCATTTCCAACATGACGCCGGAGTTCGGTGCGACTGCCGCGATGTTCGCTATTGATGAGCAAACCATTGATTATTTGAAATTGACCGGTCGCGACGACGCGCAGGTGAAATTGGTGGAAACCTACGCCAAAACCGCAGGCTTGTGGGCGGACGACCTGAAAACCGCCGTTTATCCGCGCGTGTTGAAATTTGATTTGAGCAGCGTAACGCGCAACATGGCAGGCCCGAGCAACCCGCACGCCCGTTTTGCGACCGCCGATTTGGCCAGCAAAGGCTTGGCTAAACCTTACGAAGAGCCTTCAGACGGCCAAATGCCAGACGGTGCAGTGATTATTGCCGCGATTACTTCGTGTACCAATACTTCCAATCCGCGCAACGTTGTCGCCGCCGCGCTGTTGGCACGCAATGCCAACCGTCTTGGCTTGCAACGCAAACCTTGGGTGAAATCTTCGTTTGCCCCAGGTTCAAAAGTAGCCGAAATCTATTTGAAAGAAGCAGGCCTGCTGCCTGAAATGGAAAAACTCGGCTTCGGTAT
This region of Neisseria subflava genomic DNA includes:
- the acnD gene encoding Fe/S-dependent 2-methylisocitrate dehydratase AcnD, translating into MTANQRYRKALPGTDLEYYDARQACEDIKPGSYDKLPYTSRILAENLVNRADKVDLPTLQSWLGQLIEGKQEIDFPWYPARVVCHDILGQTALVDLAGLRDAIAEKGGDPAKVNPVVQTQLIVDHSLAVECGGYDPDAFRKNREIEDRRNEDRFHFINWTKTAFENVDVIPAGNGIMHQINLEKMSPVVQVKNGVAFPDTCVGTDSHTPHVDSLGVISVGVGGLEAETVMLGRASMMRLPDIVGVELTGKRQPGITATDIVLALTEFLRKERVVGAFVEFFGEGARSLSIGDRATISNMTPEFGATAAMFAIDEQTIDYLKLTGRDDAQVKLVETYAKTAGLWADDLKTAVYPRVLKFDLSSVTRNMAGPSNPHARFATADLASKGLAKPYEEPSDGQMPDGAVIIAAITSCTNTSNPRNVVAAALLARNANRLGLQRKPWVKSSFAPGSKVAEIYLKEAGLLPEMEKLGFGIVAFACTTCNGMSGALDPKIQKEIIDRDLYATAVLSGNRNFDGRIHPYAKQAFLASPPLVVAYALAGSIRFDIENDVLGVSDGREIRLKDIWPTDEEIDAVVAEYVKPQQFRDVYVPMFDTGKAQKAPSPLYDWRPMSTYIRRPPYWEGALAGERTLRGMRPLAILPDNITTDHISPSNAILAASAAGEYLAKMGLPEEDFNSYATHRGDHLTAQRATFANPKLFNEMVKNEDGSVRQGSLARVEPEGETMRMWEAIETYMNRKQPLIIIAGADYGQGSSRDWAAKGVRLAGVEAIVAEGFERIHRTNLIGMGVLPLQFKPGTNRHTLQLDGTETYDVVGKRTPRCDLTLVIHRKNGETVEVPVTCRLDTAEEVLVYEAGGVLQRFAQDFLEGNAA